From one Culex quinquefasciatus strain JHB chromosome 3, VPISU_Cqui_1.0_pri_paternal, whole genome shotgun sequence genomic stretch:
- the LOC6039449 gene encoding sialin: protein MDAVASSKLSDGIDAPLWMFWKRRRYVVVVMAFLGFMNLYLTRVNLSVAIVAMTENRTVVGEDGSVAFERDFDWSSSVQGYVLSSFFYGYLVTQIPGGMLAARLGATNMFGTGVAGTSILALLTPLSSYGGAGWVIAIRVLQGMFQGVSFPVMHEVFAKWAPPCERSRMVMLSFAGIYVGTIVSNLVSGILAEALSWESIFYVFGAAGCLWYIAWAVMIRRTPQEDRFITVKEKEFIMQSLGNTEGPAEKVKHPWKSILSSSAVIACVTANFCNNWGFYNMLTLLPTFLKDALHFETQSSGIIAALPYLTMSIMLGVAGYLADWFQIKGVMTTTQVRRNFNCLSFISQAVFLTTGAILLDTVPTIICITIAITMGAFALTGYAVNHLDLSPKSAGVMMGLSNSFGTAAGIGSPILTGYLTPNKTGEEWKMVFYVASAIHMVGFVVYWFWASGELQPWSIEMQERRRKGYENKASVED from the exons ATGGACGCCGTGGCGAGCAGCAAGCTGAGCGACGGGATCGACGCCCCGCTGTGGATGTTCTGGAAGCGGCGCCGCTACGTGGTCGTGGTGATGGCGTTTCTCGGCTTCATGAACCTGTACCTGACGCGGGTCAACCTGAGCGTTGCCATCGTGGCGATGACGGAGAACCGGACCGTGGTGGGGGAGGACGGGAGCGTTGCGTTT GAGCGCGACTTTGATTGGAGCTCCAGCGTGCAGGGGTACGTGTTGAGTTCGTTCTTCTACGGGTATTTGGTGACGCAGATTCCCGGTGGGATGTTGGCGGCCCGGCTTGGTGCTACGAAT ATGTTCGGTACGGGTGTAGCGGGTACCTCGATTTTGGCTCTGCTAACGCCACTATCTTCTTACGGTGGAGCCGGATGGGTCATAGCTATCCGGGTTCTGCAGGGAATGTTCCAGGGGGTGTCCTTCCCAGTGATGCACGAAGTGTTCGCCAAGTGGGCACCTCCGTGTGAGCGATCGCGCATGGTGATGTTGTCGTTTGCGGGAATCTACGTCGGCACGATCGTGTCCAATCTCGTGAGTGGAATCTTAGCCGAAGCGCTAAGTTGGGAGAGCATATTCTACGTGTTCGGAGCGGCTGGTTGCTTGTGGTACATCGCGTGGGCGGTGATGATCAGGAGAACTCCCCAAGAGGATCGTTTCATCACAGTTAAGGAGAAGGAGTTCATCATGCAGAGTCTTGGGAACACTGAAGGTCCTGCGGAGAAGGTGAAGCATCCCTGGAAGAGCATTCTTAGCTCGTCCGCCGTGATAGCTTGTGTAACGGCAAACTTCTGCAACAATTGGGGCTTCTACAACATGCTGACTCTGTTGCCGACGTTCTTGAAAG ACGCCCTCCACTTCGAGACGCAATCGTCCGGAATCATAGCCGCCCTGCCGTACCTCACGATGTCCATCATGCTCGGCGTGGCCGGCTACCTCGCCGACTGGTTCCAGATCAAGGGCGTCATGACGACCACGCAGGTGCGGCGAAACTTCAACTGTCTTTCGTTCATAAGCCAGGCGGTCTTCCTGACCACCGGCGCCATACTCCTAGACACCGTACCAACGATCATTTGCATCACCATTGCCATCACGATGGGAGCGTTTGCGTTGACCGGCTACGCCGTCAACCATCTGGACCTTTCACCGAAGAGTGCCGGCGTCATGATGGGACTGTCCAACTCGTTTGGAACCGCCGCGGGCATCGGATCGCCCATCTTGACCGGCTACCTCACGCCGAACAAAACCGGCGAGGAGTGGAAGATGGTGTTCTACGTTGCGTCCGCGATTCACATGGTCGGTTTTGTGGTGTACTGGTTCTGGGCGTCCGGCGAGCTGCAGCCCTGGTCGATCGAGATGCAGGAACGACGACGCAAGGGTTACGAAAATAAAGCAAGCGTTGAAGATTAG
- the LOC6039448 gene encoding uncharacterized protein LOC6039448 → MDPGQSSKLSDGIDAPWWKIWAKRRNVVMLMAFFCMQVVYLTRLSLNVTVDAMKADLGQSWDKEQLVRSFFYGLLVTQILGGFLASKFGCTNVITVGIAGTSVLTIFTPLAAYGGAGWIIAVRVLQGMFQGVVFPCLLDLWARWAPPSERTNMVMVTFVGIIVGTIKAMFIGEPLVESVSWESVFYIFGGAGCLWCVAWIKMIRKSPDEDRSITDGEKEFIMQTLGNVEGQSGGVKHPWKGIFTSTAVLACAVASFCQNWGLVNNLNMFPTFLKDTLNYELSPTGFLTTLPYVSAIKGLTIGGPLADRLQVKSLQTATQVRRNFTCASFIAQLIFMLAGVLVHDSIAAIILMTDIVSPVVTGNLTANNTVEEWNAVFFVTAGLYLLGCAVYWFLASGELQPWSVEKRARDRQNGLSAINCSVRKHIVSIESLPSDGIAAPMWKFWKRRRTVVAMMACLGVQFMYLNQLSLNVTLASISKEHDYAEWSRRQNYLLSSFLYGYLLTQISGGVLAPKLGPTKMIATSIAASSVLSLLTPLAAYGGIRWLIAIRLLQGMFQGVVFPCLHELWTRWAPRSERTHLVLTALDGIQMGSVNALCLGDLLVDYVSWDSVFYIFGVLGCIWCFFWTKTVKDRPEEDQSISQAEKEFILQTLDNVEGQSKHPWRAILTSPAVFACAVANYCQIWGSNTILATLPSFLKENFNYEVAPSAFISTLPYLATTIALKIAGPQADRLQNKGPCTTTQVRRNFTCASFIAQVIFMLAGALVLNAIQTSILMSLAVAMRALGWAGYIVNLLDLSPRSAGVMMGLVGSVGTIADITSPLITGLLTPNSTIDEWNVLFLITAGIYLIGSFVYWLLASGELQPWAIEKREQDRRQTQDSEISSINDYYTYL, encoded by the exons ATGGACCCTGGGCAGAGCAGCAAGTTGAG CGATGGAATCGACGCTCCGTGGTGGAAGATCTGGGCGAAACGCCGCAACGTGGTAATGCTGATGGCCTTTTTTTGCATGCAGGTCGTGTATCTAACCCGGTTAAGTCTGAATGTAACGGTTGATGCTATGAAGGCCGATCTCGGCCAAAGTTGGGACAAAGAACAACTGGTGCGCTCGTTCTTCTACGGATTGCTCGTGACGCAGATTCTCGGTGGTTTTCTTGCCAGCAAATTTGGTTGTACGAATGTGATCACTGTCGGTATAGCTGGAACCTCGGTACTAACCATCTTCACCCCGTTGGCTGCCTACGGCGGAGCCGGATGGATTATAGCGGTGCGCGTTCTACAGGGAATGTTCCAGGGGGTGGTCTTCCCCTGTCTGCTTGACCTCTGGGCGCGGTGGGCACCTCCGTCGGAGCGAACGAACATGGTCATGGTTACGTTCGTGGGAATCATTGTGGGCACGATCAAAGCGATGTTCATCGGTGAACCCCTGGTCGAATCCGTTAGTTGGGAGAGTGTGTTTTACATATTTGGAGGCGCCGGATGTTTGTGGTGCGTGGCATGGATCAAGATGATCAGGAAGTCTCCGGACGAGGATCGATCGATTACTGATGGGGAGAAAGAGTTCATCATGCAAACTTTGGGGAATGTTGAAGGACAGTCTGGAGGTGTGAAACACCCTTGGAAGGGTATTTTCACCTCGACGGCAGTTCTGGCATGTGCGGTTGCCAGTTTCTGTCAAAATTGGGGACTCGTCAATAATCTGAACATGTTTCCAACGTTCTTGAAAG ataccTTAAACTACGAGCTCTCCCCAACGGGTTTCCTCACAACACTCCCGTACGTATCAGCCATAAAAGGTCTCACCATTGGCGGCCCCCTGGCCGATCGTCTCCAGGTCAAGAGCCTTCAAACGGCTACCCAGGTTCGACGCAACTTCACCTGTGCCTCCTTCATAGCGCAGCTGATCTTCATGCTTGCTGGAGTGCTTGTGCACGATTCAATAGCAGCCATCATCCTGATGACGGATATCGTGTCACCGGTTGTGACCGGGAATCTTACGGCGAACAATACGGTGGAAGAGTGGAACGCGGTGTTCTTCGTAACAGCCGGACTTTACCTGTTGGGATGTGCTGTGTATTGGTTCCTGGCTTCTGGAGAGTTGCAGCCGTGGTCGGTTGAAAAGAGAGCTAGAGATCGACAGAATGGTTTGAGCGCTATAAATTGTTCAGT CAGAA AACACATAGTTTCAATTGAATCTCTTCCAAGTGACGGAATCGCTGCACCAATGTGGAAGTTCTGGAAACGACGACGCACCGTGGTGGCGATGATGGCCTGCCTGGGAGTACAGTTTATGTATTTGAACCAGCTGAGCTTGAACGTTACCCTGGCGAGTATATCAAAGGAACATGATTACGCAGAGTGGTCTAGAAGGCAGAATTACCTTCTCAGCTCATTTTTGTACGGATACCTTTTGACGCAAATAAGTGGTGGTGTATTGGCTCCCAAGTTGGGTCCAACAAAA ATGATCGCCACCAGCATAGCAGCAAGCTCCGTTCTGTCCCTTCTGACACCGCTGGCAGCGTACGGTGGAATCAGGTGGCTCATAGCAATCCGGCTATTGCAGGGAATGTTCCAGGGCGTCGTATTCCCGTGCCTTCACGAACTATGGACCCGCTGGGCACCTCGCAGTGAACGCACGCACTTGGTGCTGACAGCACTCGACGGAATCCAGATGGGATCGGTTAATGCGCTGTGCTTGGGTGACCTCTTGGTTGATTACGTGAGCTGGGATAGTGTTTTCTACATATTTGGGGTTTTGGGGTGCATTTGGTGCTTCTTTTGGACTAAAACGGTCAAAGACCGTCCAGAAGAAGATCAATCTATAAGTCAAGCTGAAAAggagtttattttgcaaacctTGGATAATGTTGAGGGTCAATCAAAACATCCATGGAGAGCCATACTCACTTCTCCAGCGGTTTTCGCTTGTGCAGTTGCCAATTATTGCCAGATCTGGGGTTCCAACACTATTCTAGCCACACTACCATCGTTTTTGAAAG AGAACTTCAACTACGAGGTTGCTCCGTCGGCCTTCATTTCAACACTCCCGTACCTGGCAACAACAATTGCGCTGAAGATTGCTGGACCTCAAGCTGATCGCCTTCAGAACAAGGGACCGTGTACGACCACCCAAGTGCGGCGGAACTTCACCTGTGCTTCGTTCATCGCTCAGGTGATCTTCATGCTAGCCGGAGCGCTGGTTTTGAACGCTATACAGACCTCAATCCTGATGTCGTTGGCCGTTGCGATGCGAGCCCTGGGCTGGGCCGGCTACATCGTAAACCTGCTGGATTTGTCACCTAGAAGTGCGGGAGTTATGATGGGATTGGTTGGATCGGTTGGAACCATTGCGGATATCACGTCACCTTTGATCACTGGGCTTCTTACTCCAAACAGTACGATTGATGAATGGAACGTGCTATTTCTAATTACAGCTGGAATCTACCTAATTGGAAGCTTCGTATACTGGTTATTGGCTTCTGGAGAACTTCAACCGTGGGCTATTGAGAAGCGCGAACAGGACAGGCGTCAAACCCAAGATTCCGAAATCTCTTCTATCAATGATTATTATACTTATTTGTAA
- the LOC6039446 gene encoding vesicular glutamate transporter 2.1, whose translation MDALQSSKLSDGIDAPLWMFWKRRRYVVVMMTFLGCTVMYTMRVAMSIAIVAMTENRTISLENGTVEYEQAFDWSSSIRGHVLSSFFYGYMLTQVPAGILANRFGATNLVGIGMGITAVLTLLTPLCACAGFGWLIVNRVLQGMAQGVCIPSIHTGWSKWAPPSERSRMVLFTFAGVFVGTIISMLLTGVVSNLWGWQSAFYIFGTIGCLWFVAWFLTVRPTPEKDPFITIKEKDFILQSLGITEGESDKYNHPWKGILTSKAVYAIIVAGFCQNWGFYNMMTQLPTFLKEALHFEVQATGSISALPYLAMGITLSIAGYLADWFQIKGIMTTTQVRRNFNCLSFLTQAIVMTIGAFVLKPIPTIACITLAVSMGAFAWSGYAVNHLDLSPKSAGVMMGITNTVSTLAGIIAPVVTGSLTTHHRHDEWRQVFYITAVVNVIGLVVYWCWASGELQPWSLEVQERNRLGKSGGAQEKKGYENRLSIVD comes from the exons ATGGACGCACTACAAAGTAGTAAATTAAG TGATGGGATCGACGCTCCGCTGTGGATGTTTTGGAAGCGTCGCCGGTACGTGGTGGTGATGATGACCTTTCTGGGCTGCACGGTGATGTACACGATGCGGGTCGCGATGAGCATCGCGATCGTGGCCATGACCGAAAACCGGACGATCTCGCTTGAGAATGGCACCGTTGAATAC GAACAAGCGTTCGACTGGAGCTCTTCGATTCGTGGTCACGTGTTGAGTTCATTTTTCTACGGCTACATGCTCACCCAGGTGCCAGCTGGAATCCTAGCAAATCGATTCGGAGCAACAAAC CTCGTTGGAATAGGCATGGGTATTACAGCGGTTCTCACACTGCTAACCCCATTGTGTGCCTGCGCTGGATTTGGCTGGCTCATAGTGAATCGGGTGCTCCAAGGGATGGCACAGGGCGTTTGTATACCCAGTATTCACACCGGCTGGTCCAAGTGGGCTCCACCAAGTGAACGATCGCGGATGGTACTGTTCACCTTTGCCGGTGTATTCGTCGGAACGATCATATCCATGCTGCTCACGGGAGTCGTTTCGAATCTCTGGGGCTGGCAGAGTGCCTTCTACATCTTTGGAACAATCGGTTGTCTATGGTTTGTTGCGTGGTTCCTAACTGTACGACCAACCCCGGAAAAGGACCCCTTCATCACAATCAAGGAGAAGGATTTCATTTTGCAGAGCCTCGGAATCACCGAAGGAGAATCGGACAAGTACAACCATCCCTGGAAGGGCATCCTAACCTCGAAGGCAGTCTACGCCATCATTGTGGCCGGATTCTGTCAGAACTGGGGCTTCTACAACATGATGACCCAGTTGCCAACATTCCTGAAAGAGGCCCTCCACTTCGAGGTGCAAGCAACCGGATCGATATCCGCTCTCCCATACCTAGCCATGGGCATTACACTCAGCATAGCCGGCTACCTGGCCGACTGGTTCCAGATCAAGGGCATCATGACCACAACCCAGGTCCGGCGCAACTTCAACTGTCTCTCCTTCCTAACCCAAGCCATCGTCATGACCATCGGAGCCTTCGTCCTGAAACCGATCCCGACCATCGCCTGCATCACGCTAGCGGTCTCAATGGGCGCATTCGCCTGGTCCGGGTACGCCGTCAACCATCTGGACCTGTCGCCGAAAAGTGCCGGCGTCATGATGGGCATCACGAACACGGTCAGCACGCTGGCCGGGATCATCGCACCGGTTGTGACGGGATCGCTCACGACCCACCATCGACACGACGAGTGGAGGCAGGTGTTTTACATCACTGCCGTGGTGAACGTGATTGGGCTTGTGGTGTACTGGTGCTGGGCTTCCGGTGAGCTGCAACCGTGGTCTCTTGAGGTGCAGGAGCGGAACCGGCTGGGTAAGAGTGGTGGGGCACAGGAGAAGAAAGGTTATGAAAACCGATTGAGCATTGTGGATTAG